One Pararhizobium sp. IMCC3301 DNA segment encodes these proteins:
- a CDS encoding IS5 family transposase, whose amino-acid sequence MRGIENSDAGLFSYIRLEERVPADHPLRAIRALVDEVVGGLNARFEQLYSKVGRPSIPPEYLLRATLLQAFYSVRSERMLMEQIDYNLLFRWFVGLPMDGAVWHPTVFTKNRDRLLEADVARDFLMALLSLHKVKRLLSDEHFTVDGTLIDAWASMKSFRPKDGSGEPPAPGRNGERNFRKEKRSNETHASTTDPDARLFRKGNGQSARLCFMGHALMENRNGLIVDTALTLASGTAEREATLAMLDRRKHGQRITLGADKAYDVTSFIGDLRKRKVTPHIAVNGTLSKLGKPRKTAIDGRTTRHCGYAISQRIRKRVEEAFGWTKTQAGYGKVKLRGRPKVEAVFTFAIVAYNLIRIPKLLNEAAAT is encoded by the coding sequence GAGGAGCGTGTTCCTGCCGATCATCCGCTGCGGGCGATCCGGGCGTTGGTTGATGAGGTTGTCGGCGGCCTGAACGCACGCTTTGAGCAGCTTTACTCGAAGGTTGGCCGTCCCTCGATCCCGCCGGAATATCTTTTGCGCGCGACGCTGCTGCAGGCTTTTTATTCGGTGCGCTCGGAACGGATGCTGATGGAGCAGATTGATTACAATTTGTTGTTCCGCTGGTTTGTCGGGCTGCCGATGGATGGCGCAGTCTGGCACCCGACGGTGTTCACCAAAAACCGTGACCGTTTGCTGGAAGCGGATGTGGCGCGAGACTTTCTGATGGCGCTGCTGTCGCTGCACAAGGTCAAGCGGCTGCTGTCGGACGAGCACTTTACCGTTGACGGCACCCTGATCGATGCATGGGCCTCGATGAAGAGCTTTCGGCCAAAGGATGGCTCCGGTGAACCGCCTGCGCCGGGCCGCAATGGCGAACGCAACTTCCGCAAGGAGAAGCGTTCCAACGAAACCCATGCCTCGACCACCGATCCGGACGCACGGCTGTTTCGCAAGGGCAATGGCCAGAGCGCGCGGCTGTGTTTCATGGGCCACGCGCTGATGGAGAACCGCAACGGGCTGATCGTTGACACGGCATTGACCCTCGCCAGCGGCACTGCGGAGCGTGAAGCCACATTGGCGATGCTCGACCGTCGCAAGCATGGCCAGCGTATCACACTTGGAGCCGACAAGGCGTATGATGTGACCAGCTTCATCGGCGATCTGCGCAAACGCAAGGTGACGCCGCATATCGCAGTCAACGGCACGCTCAGCAAGCTGGGCAAGCCGCGCAAGACGGCCATTGACGGGCGCACGACGCGCCATTGCGGCTACGCCATCAGCCAGCGCATCCGCAAACGTGTCGAAGAGGCCTTCGGCTGGACCAAGACGCAGGCTGGATATGGCAAGGTGAAACTACGCGGTAGACCAAAGGTCGAAGCCGTCTTCACCTTCGCCATCGTCGCCTACAATCTGATCCGAATACCGAAGCTTTTAAATGAGGCTGCGGCGACATAG
- a CDS encoding IS630 family transposase (programmed frameshift) gives MTAPLSNDLRLRVVQAIEAGLSRRAVAGRFDVSIASAVRWYQRFKRTGSVEPDAIGGDRHSHRAEAHAATVLGWIEENCDITLVEIADRLAAQGHVFAPATIWRLLSRHDYTGQKKTAHASEQERADVKTAREAWFADQLELAPERLIFLDECGTNTKMARLYGRSKRGERCRAAIPHGHWKTTTLVAGLSTDGIIAPMIMDGAMDGEMFSAYINTLLAPCLMPGDIVIMDNLPAHKVWAAREAIEAVGATLLFLPPYSPDFNPIEKAIAQIKAFLKKTAARTKPELDAAIAKAIDVVTPQNAESYFQACGYQTDTV, from the exons ATGACAGCACCTCTATCCAACGATCTTCGTCTTCGTGTTGTGCAGGCTATTGAAGCTGGTCTTTCGCGGCGGGCAGTTGCAGGCAGGTTTGATGTTTCCATCGCCTCTGCGGTGCGCTGGTATCAGCGCTTCAAGCGAACGGGCAGCGTTGAGCCGGATGCCATTGGCGGCGACCGGCACAGTCACCGTGCCGAGGCCCATGCAGCCACGGTGCTGGGATGGATCGAAGAGAACTGCGATATCACGCTGGTTGAGATTGCGGACCGGCTGGCTGCGCAAGGCCATGTTTTTGCTCCGGCCACGATCTGGCGCCTCTTGAGCCGTCACGATTATACGG GTCAAAAAAAGACCGCCCATGCTTCAGAACAGGAGCGTGCCGATGTGAAGACCGCCCGTGAGGCCTGGTTTGCAGATCAACTGGAGCTTGCACCGGAGCGGCTGATCTTTCTGGATGAGTGCGGAACCAACACCAAGATGGCGCGCCTTTACGGCCGTTCCAAACGGGGCGAGCGCTGCCGGGCAGCCATTCCCCACGGCCATTGGAAGACAACGACACTGGTCGCAGGCCTCTCCACAGACGGTATCATCGCGCCCATGATCATGGACGGGGCCATGGATGGCGAGATGTTCTCAGCCTATATCAATACATTGTTGGCGCCGTGCCTGATGCCCGGCGACATCGTCATCATGGACAACCTGCCCGCCCACAAAGTTTGGGCCGCGCGTGAGGCCATCGAGGCTGTGGGCGCAACGCTGCTCTTCCTGCCGCCCTATTCGCCCGATTTCAATCCCATCGAGAAGGCCATCGCCCAGATCAAGGCGTTCCTCAAGAAAACCGCAGCCCGAACCAAACCCGAGCTCGATGCTGCTATCGCAAAAGCAATCGACGTCGTCACCCCGCAAAACGCCGAAAGCTATTTCCAAGCATGCGGATATCAAACTGATACAGTGTGA
- a CDS encoding phage/plasmid primase, P4 family: protein MTIAVSRYHKMKARGKPAFTLDDLKGTPIWVAWRDELRRGRDKPSKVPYTPRTGRMAKSDSPETWGPHKAAQGRAQKLADGRSAGVGVMFGPLAQEEGWRLCGVDLDGCLDTDTDALAPWASAVVNRFASYAELSPSGTGLHILFLCRESDMAALQDAGLVTPKGGAEFSLGGHTEIALFLGGRYFTVTEDRVGDVSTICPVTRADLEWLVRDHGPAFKRRAGKRGPKGGDESGSGVGFKFLCDRFREGKSEEEARDAIAEDDGDAGAWWTRAGDRQQNRTLRNALARISGEGAEIIDLFDRLDDAQAVYDDDIEAVLGGARATGDVNFELDEDGVIRAFTTAYKDELRFDHAAGTWFRFDGNSWRREETKLAHHYARKLATDMAEDNPAAKPLRKVHVWEAIERGARTVREFVATAVDWNRDPWLLGTPSGTVDLLTGNLRPGDPADHVSRLTASAPVPLERFDPARDCPRWLAFLDEALGGDAEAVRFLRMWGGYSLTGMTKEHALVFVYGPGGSGKSTAINTLSDILGEYAINVATSTLTAAKHDAHPEEIARLDGARLAWASETEKGRAWAENRIKSLTGGDKITARFMRQNSFEFTPQMKLVIVGNNAPTLTSVDEAVKRRFIILPFDHPPKSKDANLPAKLREEWPGILSWMIQGCLDWQANGLIRPEVARRATDAYFAEQDIFAQWIEECCITGKHEADTTGNLWDSWSAYAYENGEAPGTRKRSFPETLSQRGFEAIKDTSGIRGRGYRGLRVALRQVGDFDVL from the coding sequence ATGACCATCGCGGTATCTCGATACCACAAAATGAAGGCCCGTGGCAAGCCTGCCTTCACCCTCGACGACCTGAAGGGAACCCCAATCTGGGTCGCATGGCGGGACGAATTGCGGCGTGGCAGGGACAAACCTTCAAAGGTCCCTTATACGCCCCGGACGGGTCGAATGGCGAAGTCCGATAGCCCGGAAACCTGGGGGCCGCACAAGGCGGCGCAAGGGCGCGCCCAGAAGCTCGCGGATGGCCGCTCGGCGGGCGTTGGCGTCATGTTCGGCCCGCTCGCCCAGGAGGAAGGTTGGCGGCTTTGTGGCGTCGATCTGGACGGTTGCCTCGACACCGACACCGACGCGCTTGCCCCTTGGGCGTCCGCCGTTGTCAACCGCTTCGCCAGCTACGCCGAACTGTCCCCCAGCGGCACGGGACTCCACATCCTGTTCCTTTGCCGAGAGTCGGACATGGCCGCCTTGCAGGACGCGGGGCTGGTGACGCCGAAAGGCGGTGCTGAATTCTCCTTGGGTGGCCATACCGAAATCGCGTTGTTCTTGGGTGGGCGGTATTTCACTGTGACGGAAGATCGTGTCGGCGACGTGTCAACCATCTGCCCCGTGACGCGCGCCGATCTGGAGTGGCTGGTGCGGGACCATGGCCCCGCGTTCAAGCGGCGCGCGGGCAAGCGTGGCCCCAAGGGTGGTGACGAGTCGGGCTCTGGCGTCGGCTTCAAATTCCTCTGCGACCGATTCCGCGAAGGCAAGTCCGAAGAGGAAGCGCGCGACGCCATTGCTGAAGACGACGGCGACGCGGGCGCATGGTGGACCCGCGCGGGCGACAGACAACAGAACCGGACACTTCGAAACGCCCTCGCGCGGATATCTGGGGAAGGCGCGGAAATCATTGATCTGTTCGACAGACTGGATGACGCCCAAGCGGTCTATGACGACGACATAGAGGCTGTTCTGGGCGGCGCGCGTGCCACGGGAGACGTGAACTTCGAATTGGACGAAGACGGCGTGATCCGAGCCTTCACGACGGCCTATAAGGACGAATTGCGGTTCGATCACGCGGCGGGGACTTGGTTCCGGTTCGACGGCAATTCCTGGCGGCGTGAGGAGACGAAGCTGGCCCACCACTACGCCCGCAAGCTGGCAACGGACATGGCCGAAGACAACCCGGCGGCGAAGCCACTTCGCAAGGTCCACGTCTGGGAAGCCATTGAGCGGGGCGCGCGGACGGTTCGGGAATTCGTGGCCACAGCAGTGGACTGGAATCGCGATCCGTGGCTTCTTGGGACGCCCAGCGGGACCGTCGATCTTCTGACGGGCAACTTGCGTCCCGGCGATCCGGCGGATCATGTGTCCCGCCTTACCGCCAGCGCGCCCGTCCCCCTGGAACGGTTCGACCCGGCGCGGGACTGCCCGCGTTGGCTGGCCTTCCTGGACGAAGCCTTGGGCGGCGACGCTGAAGCCGTCCGCTTCCTTCGCATGTGGGGCGGCTATTCCCTGACCGGCATGACGAAGGAACACGCGCTGGTGTTCGTCTATGGCCCAGGCGGTTCCGGCAAATCGACAGCGATCAACACCCTTTCTGACATCCTGGGCGAATATGCGATCAACGTGGCGACCTCAACCCTGACGGCGGCAAAGCACGACGCGCACCCCGAAGAGATTGCCCGACTTGATGGCGCGCGGTTGGCCTGGGCGTCCGAGACAGAGAAGGGGCGGGCCTGGGCAGAAAACCGGATCAAGTCGCTGACGGGCGGGGACAAGATTACGGCGCGATTCATGCGCCAGAACTCTTTTGAATTTACGCCACAAATGAAGCTGGTGATCGTGGGGAACAACGCCCCGACATTGACCAGTGTGGATGAAGCCGTGAAGCGGCGGTTCATCATTCTGCCGTTCGATCATCCCCCCAAATCGAAGGACGCGAATTTGCCTGCCAAACTTCGCGAGGAGTGGCCGGGAATCCTGTCATGGATGATCCAGGGTTGCCTGGACTGGCAGGCTAACGGGCTGATCCGCCCAGAAGTCGCACGGCGAGCGACAGACGCCTACTTTGCGGAACAGGACATTTTTGCCCAGTGGATTGAGGAATGCTGCATCACCGGGAAGCATGAAGCGGACACGACAGGGAATCTCTGGGATTCCTGGAGCGCCTACGCCTATGAGAACGGCGAAGCCCCCGGAACACGGAAGCGCAGTTTTCCAGAGACGCTTTCGCAGCGTGGTTTTGAGGCGATCAAGGACACTAGCGGAATTCGGGGGCGTGGCTACCGTGGGCTGCGGGTGGCCTTGCGACAAGTGGGTGATTTCGATGTTCTGTAA